The Eriocheir sinensis breed Jianghai 21 chromosome 49, ASM2467909v1, whole genome shotgun sequence genome has a segment encoding these proteins:
- the LOC126981975 gene encoding chondroitin sulfate N-acetylgalactosaminyltransferase 1-like isoform X2, whose translation MTDGLPFRAYQEEMLYQVSGEGEAGRQITIHEHALISHAKDAAIGALNRMLPASSFHSGRYRWLPDGVEHDLLYQDEVSGASARVTLFQKLNNPQVIRTVQVDGTQTVHMVLSLKGRLDKYTTFLHHLSTNILPHDPHLTLTIASFDSNTHQVQNLTSAGLASFPNFRWNVLPLGGEAGDSGGFSRGKGLHLGALKATSAPGDLIFFCDVDVLMKADFFRRCRANTLLGRQVYYPIIFSLYNPSLVYPLLDKPVPPVQDQLAVGEHTGFWREFGYGMACVTRGDYLGAGGYPDIRTWGGEDEALYQQFLTKDHIKVIRAPDPSLFHLHHAKECSEGQGVAYVACLKSRANTEGSKVQLGLTLLKAHHGTDIEGVLSKRFYYFWLVPYLGGLLTVSLLTNLLLATLLLTWARRAARVAKKV comes from the exons GACCGACGGGCTCCCCTTCCGCGCCTACCAGGAGGAGATGCTGTACCAGGTGAGCGGCGAGGGAGAGGCTGGCCGGCAGATCACCATCCACGAGCACGCGCTCATCTCCCACGCCAAGGATGCTGCGATCGGCGCCCTCAACCGCATGCTGCCCGCCTCGTCCTTCCACAGTGGGAG GTACCGGTGGCTGCCTGATGGGGTGGAACATGACCTACTTTACCAGGACGAGGTCAGCGGGGCCTCAGCGCGGGTCACCCTCTTCCAGAAGCTGAACAACCCACAGGTCATACGGACAGTGCAAGTGGATGGCACACAG ACGGTGCACATGGTCCTCTCCCTGAAGGGCCGGCTGGACAAGTACACCACCTTCCTGCACCACCTGTCAACCAACATCCTGCCCCACGACCCTCACCTCACCCTGACCATTGCCTCCTTTGACTCCAACACACATCAAGTCCAGAATCTGACCTCGGCCGGACTTGCCAGCTTCCCGAACTTCCGCTGGAATGTACTGCCGCTGGGGGGGGAGGCTGGGGATTCAGGGGGGTTTTCCAGGGGTAAGGGACTCCACCTGGGGGCCCTCAAGGCAACATCTGCCCCAGGGGATCTGATCTTCTTCTGTGATGTGGATGTTCTGATGAAGGCGGATTTCTTCAGGAGGTGTCGCGCCAATACCTTGCTCGGGAGGCag gtctACTACCCCATCATCTTCTCGCTGTACAACCCCAGCCTGGTGTACCCGCTCCTGGACAAGCCGGTGCCCCCCGTGCAGGACCAGCTGGCCGTGGGGGAGCACACCGGGTTCTGGCGGGAGTTCGGGTACGGCATGGCCTGCGTCACCCGGGGGGACTACCTGGGGGCTGGGGGCTACCCGGACATCAGGACCTGGGGCGGGGAGGACGAGGCGCTCTACCAGCAGTTTTTGACCAAGGACCACATCAAG GTGATTCGTGCACCCGACCCATCCCTGTTCCACCTGCACCATGCCAAGGAGTGTTCTGAGGGGCAGGGCGTGGCATACGTGGCCTGCCTCAAGTCCCGTGCCAACACTGAGGGCTCCAAGGTTCAACTCGGTCTGACACTGCTCAAGGCACACCACGGCACTGATATAGAGGGCGTGCTTAGTaagag GTTCTACTACTTCTGGTTGGTGCCATATCTCGGTGGCCTGCTCACTGTGTCCCTGCTCACCAACCTCCTGCTGGCCACCCTCCTGCTAACATGGGCCAGGAGAGCCGCAAGGGTGGCCAAGAAAGTTTAA